A portion of the Corynebacterium occultum genome contains these proteins:
- a CDS encoding DUF6882 domain-containing protein — protein MQLPHPSTLSEVIADGAIVQADISARIGHVDQVKLVRGTEQEVQVALLCQGRNPSYHQGRIVAEIREDRWQWRESTTDFDLPELQGEQEASEHLIAAARTLHGNAPVLLAPDRNGVTWVVALQGEFRQQAPREALITGLAALPAEIDLQRALLGFAAARGLGVRIREEQVSFSDGTTLLLADGRVTRILGGLSLAEIRADAHYLSIEHQLLLEGTLPQANSTFNDSGVMLHSATGASIQTQADVIATVEGNTWTWAWADPSLPSPRAMELHRFGIDNGIPELFTPSLPLEMARESQLWVVAKPVLHRWVHTTIPQGRGYAVLLIDAPELRLPDASFNAAQATLAHELPTGLDPQRARRAYAQARGLSLQGEWIEVAGQLL, from the coding sequence ATGCAACTCCCCCACCCCAGCACCCTTTCCGAGGTCATCGCCGATGGTGCGATCGTCCAGGCCGATATCAGCGCCCGGATCGGCCACGTCGACCAGGTGAAACTGGTTCGGGGAACGGAGCAGGAGGTGCAGGTTGCGCTGCTGTGCCAGGGCCGGAACCCCAGCTACCACCAGGGCAGGATCGTAGCCGAGATCAGGGAAGATCGCTGGCAGTGGCGGGAAAGCACGACGGATTTCGACCTCCCCGAACTGCAGGGGGAGCAGGAAGCCTCGGAACATCTGATCGCGGCCGCCCGCACCCTCCACGGGAATGCGCCGGTGCTGCTGGCCCCGGACCGCAACGGGGTGACCTGGGTGGTGGCGTTGCAGGGAGAATTCCGGCAACAGGCCCCACGGGAAGCCCTGATCACCGGCCTGGCCGCACTGCCGGCAGAGATTGACCTTCAGCGTGCGCTGCTCGGTTTCGCCGCGGCCCGCGGACTGGGGGTACGCATCCGGGAGGAGCAGGTCAGCTTCAGCGACGGCACCACCCTGCTGCTTGCCGACGGCCGCGTCACCCGCATCCTCGGTGGTCTCAGCCTCGCCGAAATTCGGGCCGACGCCCACTACCTCTCCATCGAACATCAGCTGCTCCTGGAGGGCACCCTCCCCCAGGCGAACAGCACCTTCAACGATTCAGGGGTGATGCTCCACAGCGCCACCGGAGCCAGCATCCAGACGCAGGCTGATGTCATCGCCACCGTCGAAGGAAACACCTGGACCTGGGCCTGGGCAGATCCCTCCCTCCCCTCACCACGGGCAATGGAACTACATCGCTTCGGGATCGACAACGGCATCCCCGAACTCTTCACCCCTTCCCTGCCCCTGGAGATGGCACGCGAAAGCCAACTCTGGGTGGTGGCCAAACCGGTGCTGCACCGCTGGGTTCACACCACCATCCCCCAGGGCCGGGGATACGCGGTGCTGCTTATCGACGCCCCCGAACTCCGCCTGCCCGACGCCAGCTTCAACGCCGCGCAAGCCACCCTGGCCCATGAACTGCCCACCGGCCTCGACCCGCAGCGGGCCCGCCGCGCCTATGCCCAGGCCCGGGGGCTTTCCCTGCAGGGGGAATGGATCGAAGTGGCGGGGCAGCTGCTCTGA
- a CDS encoding DUF1648 domain-containing protein encodes MILAAGTAVLLLVIAVFQSLTPLFDAPGHRGRAVGLGVLAALLALTGVLWPDMLLFAAALLALGSWGNDAWARTHQPFTGRGEVPVFAGVRVWRHGEGYWEATEAKLAWSGWLRILALFLGGSVYLLARWEEIPQRFATHFGSGLEADAWSEKSLFTVLMMPLVAGGIALLFLLIEVTLVATIRNVEDPEGVTRGGLAHQVNLAATVQGLRWLAAVLLLFFLGIQFTMTLPGWNEHLGVVTILGTLGVIGGSLLLVTYLVGASSKVQETLRKLEIPEGSAPDPQEDEKNFRWGVFYHNSEDPRVMVEKRHGLGMDFNYATWQAKAFMMMVALILLGSLALAFL; translated from the coding sequence ATGATCCTGGCCGCCGGCACCGCGGTTCTGCTCCTGGTGATTGCGGTGTTCCAGAGCCTCACCCCGCTTTTCGACGCCCCCGGCCACCGCGGCCGGGCGGTGGGCCTCGGGGTGCTGGCCGCCCTGCTCGCCCTGACCGGGGTGCTGTGGCCAGACATGCTGCTGTTCGCCGCCGCCCTGCTCGCCCTGGGTTCCTGGGGTAATGATGCCTGGGCCCGGACCCATCAGCCTTTCACCGGGCGTGGGGAGGTCCCGGTTTTCGCCGGGGTGCGGGTCTGGCGACATGGGGAGGGTTACTGGGAGGCCACGGAAGCGAAGCTCGCCTGGTCCGGCTGGTTGCGGATCCTGGCGCTCTTCCTTGGGGGCTCCGTCTATCTGCTGGCCCGGTGGGAGGAGATCCCGCAACGCTTCGCCACCCATTTCGGTTCCGGTTTGGAAGCTGATGCCTGGTCGGAGAAATCCCTGTTCACCGTGCTGATGATGCCCCTGGTGGCGGGGGGAATCGCGCTGCTTTTCCTGCTGATCGAGGTGACCCTGGTGGCCACCATCCGGAATGTCGAGGACCCGGAGGGAGTGACCCGGGGCGGCCTGGCACATCAGGTGAACCTGGCGGCCACGGTGCAGGGACTGCGCTGGTTGGCGGCGGTGCTGCTGCTTTTCTTCCTGGGTATCCAGTTCACGATGACACTGCCCGGATGGAATGAACACCTGGGGGTGGTGACCATCCTGGGCACGCTCGGCGTGATCGGTGGCTCCCTGCTCCTGGTGACCTACCTGGTCGGGGCCAGCAGCAAGGTACAGGAAACCCTCCGGAAGTTGGAAATTCCGGAGGGCTCGGCGCCGGATCCCCAGGAGGATGAGAAGAATTTCCGTTGGGGGGTCTTCTACCACAATTCTGAGGATCCGCGGGTGATGGTGGAGAAGCGCCACGGTCTGGGCATGGACTTCAACTACGCCACCTGGCAGGCCAAGGCCTTCATGATGATGGTGGCCCTGATCCTGCTGGGTAGCCTGGCGCTGGCCTTCCTCTAG
- a CDS encoding TetR/AcrR family transcriptional regulator: protein MSGLRNTKKAATRSALARSAAEIALREGAEGLTVAAVAAAAGVSPRTFHNYFTSREEALMSFIGEQIEHLLVRLNAVPAELDLLAAVEHLVAENLRTGDAETESFGSLFRLNEILEILSPAPGRPELNALLDPLLPLMRPRFPELGDFEARVAMQVIGTTIRTALEWYYHLPEPRDPEQGIELVHRACRMIRQGFYPG from the coding sequence GTGTCGGGGCTTCGTAACACCAAGAAGGCCGCCACCCGTTCCGCCCTGGCCCGTTCCGCGGCCGAAATCGCGCTGCGGGAAGGCGCGGAAGGGTTGACGGTTGCGGCGGTCGCCGCTGCAGCCGGGGTTTCCCCACGCACCTTCCACAACTACTTCACCTCCCGTGAGGAAGCCCTGATGAGCTTCATCGGGGAGCAGATCGAGCACCTGCTGGTCCGCCTCAACGCGGTGCCCGCAGAACTGGATCTGCTGGCGGCGGTGGAACACCTGGTGGCGGAGAACCTCCGGACCGGGGACGCGGAGACCGAGTCCTTCGGTTCGCTCTTTCGGCTCAATGAGATCCTGGAGATCCTCTCCCCCGCCCCGGGTAGGCCGGAGCTGAATGCGCTGCTGGATCCGCTGCTGCCACTGATGCGCCCCCGTTTCCCTGAACTGGGGGATTTTGAGGCGAGGGTGGCGATGCAGGTCATCGGCACCACGATCCGCACCGCCCTGGAGTGGTACTACCACCTGCCTGAGCCCCGGGACCCCGAGCAGGGCATCGAGCTGGTGCACCGCGCCTGCCGGATGATCCGACAGGGTTTCTACCCCGGCTAG
- a CDS encoding MMPL family transporter has translation MAKLLYRLGSSAYRKKWIFLAFWLVLLIAITTFAGLFSKPTSSSFSIPGLDSVVTMEKMQERFPDAEDATSAPSGSVVVQAPEGRTLTDPEIMAEVNAMLDEVRATGVIQDPETVVDPVTAAQGLAAQMTPALEAQGTPAEKIAADIAALSPLSPDEATGIISFTFDAESAMDIATEDMEAVTAILDEYDEGELTVVYNGNAFGAAATSLNMTSELIGLLVAAVVLIITFGSFIAAGMPLISAIIGVGIGIMGIQLATAFTDSVNDMTPALASMIGLAVGIDYALFIVSRFRNELIRQSGSNDLEPKELAQRIRDMDVSTRAHAMGMAVGTAGSAVVFAGMTVLIALVALSIINIPFLTVMALAAAVTVAVAVLVALTFLPALLGLLGTKIFAARVPGPRVPDPEDEKPTMGLLWVRRIRKRPIAHLAVGVILLGLIAIPAASMRLAMPTDGTATPGTAPRIAYDMTADAFGPGRNAPMIALVDTTEVPEQERPLVFGQAVEQFLNTDGVLNAQVAQTTENFDTAQILITPEFDAIDEQTSETLSILRAEAADFEAETGANYGITGVTPIYDDISDRLGEVLVPYILIVLVLAFLVLLLVFRSIWVPLIAALGFGLSVAATFGATVAIFQEGWFGIIDDPQPLLSFLPIMLIGLVFGLAMDYQIFLVTRMREGFTKGKTAGNATSNGFKHGARVVTAAALIMISVFAAFMAQDMSFIKTMGFALAVAVFFDAFIVRMMIIPATMYLLGDKAWWLPKWLDRILPNVDVEGEGLHELNEERTRELKEHAGVGAS, from the coding sequence ATGGCAAAACTGCTCTACCGGTTAGGCTCCTCCGCCTACCGTAAAAAATGGATCTTCCTGGCTTTTTGGCTGGTGCTCCTGATCGCGATCACCACCTTCGCCGGGTTGTTCTCCAAACCCACCTCCTCCTCTTTCTCCATCCCCGGACTGGATTCCGTGGTCACCATGGAGAAGATGCAGGAACGTTTCCCCGACGCCGAGGACGCCACCAGCGCCCCTTCGGGTTCCGTCGTGGTCCAGGCCCCGGAGGGCAGGACTCTCACTGACCCGGAGATCATGGCTGAGGTCAACGCCATGCTCGATGAGGTCCGTGCGACCGGGGTGATCCAGGATCCGGAGACCGTGGTCGACCCGGTCACCGCCGCCCAGGGCCTGGCCGCCCAGATGACTCCCGCGTTGGAGGCACAGGGAACCCCGGCGGAGAAGATTGCCGCGGACATCGCCGCCCTCAGCCCGCTGAGCCCGGATGAGGCTACCGGCATCATCTCCTTCACCTTCGATGCGGAGTCCGCCATGGACATCGCCACCGAGGACATGGAAGCCGTCACCGCCATCTTGGATGAATACGATGAGGGTGAACTGACGGTGGTGTACAACGGCAACGCTTTCGGTGCCGCCGCCACTTCCCTGAACATGACCTCCGAGCTCATCGGTCTCCTGGTCGCCGCAGTGGTGCTGATCATCACCTTCGGTTCCTTCATCGCCGCGGGCATGCCGCTGATCTCCGCGATCATCGGTGTCGGCATCGGTATCATGGGTATTCAGCTGGCCACCGCCTTCACTGACTCCGTCAACGACATGACCCCGGCTCTGGCCTCCATGATCGGCTTGGCGGTGGGCATCGACTATGCGCTGTTCATCGTCTCCCGTTTCCGTAATGAGCTGATCCGCCAGTCCGGTTCCAATGACCTGGAACCGAAGGAACTCGCCCAGCGGATCCGGGACATGGATGTGTCCACCCGCGCCCATGCCATGGGTATGGCTGTGGGCACCGCCGGTTCGGCGGTCGTCTTCGCAGGTATGACCGTACTCATCGCCCTGGTCGCGCTCTCGATCATCAACATCCCCTTCCTCACCGTCATGGCCCTGGCCGCAGCGGTCACCGTTGCGGTGGCTGTGCTGGTGGCCCTGACCTTCCTGCCGGCTCTGCTGGGGCTGCTGGGCACCAAGATCTTCGCCGCCCGGGTTCCCGGACCGCGGGTCCCGGACCCGGAGGACGAGAAGCCCACCATGGGTCTGCTCTGGGTCCGACGCATCCGCAAGCGCCCCATCGCCCATCTGGCGGTCGGTGTCATCCTGCTGGGTCTGATCGCCATCCCGGCCGCCAGCATGCGCCTGGCTATGCCCACCGACGGCACCGCCACCCCGGGCACCGCGCCGCGGATCGCCTATGACATGACCGCCGATGCTTTCGGCCCGGGTCGCAACGCCCCGATGATCGCACTGGTTGACACCACCGAGGTCCCGGAGCAGGAACGACCCCTCGTCTTCGGCCAGGCGGTGGAACAGTTCCTGAACACCGATGGTGTGCTGAACGCCCAGGTCGCCCAGACCACCGAGAATTTTGACACCGCCCAGATCCTGATCACCCCGGAGTTCGACGCCATTGATGAGCAGACCTCCGAGACGCTGAGCATCCTGCGGGCCGAGGCCGCCGACTTCGAGGCTGAGACCGGCGCGAACTACGGCATCACCGGTGTCACCCCGATCTACGATGACATCTCCGACCGTCTCGGTGAGGTGCTGGTCCCCTACATCCTCATTGTCCTGGTGCTCGCCTTCCTGGTGCTGCTGCTGGTGTTCCGTTCCATCTGGGTGCCGCTGATCGCCGCCCTGGGCTTCGGGCTCTCCGTGGCCGCCACCTTCGGTGCGACCGTGGCCATCTTCCAGGAGGGGTGGTTCGGCATCATCGATGACCCGCAGCCGCTGCTCTCCTTCCTCCCGATCATGCTCATCGGCCTGGTCTTCGGTCTGGCCATGGACTACCAGATCTTCCTGGTCACCCGTATGCGGGAAGGCTTCACCAAGGGCAAGACCGCCGGCAACGCCACCTCGAATGGTTTCAAGCATGGGGCCCGTGTGGTCACCGCCGCAGCCCTGATCATGATCTCGGTTTTCGCCGCGTTCATGGCCCAGGACATGTCCTTCATCAAGACCATGGGCTTTGCCCTGGCCGTCGCCGTGTTCTTCGACGCCTTCATCGTCCGGATGATGATCATTCCGGCCACCATGTACCTACTCGGCGACAAGGCCTGGTGGCTGCCGAAGTGGCTGGACCGGATCCTGCCCAATGTCGATGTCGAGGGTGAAGGTCTCCATGAGCTCAATGAGGAGCGCACCCGGGAACTGAAGGAACACGCAGGTGTCGGGGCTTCGTAA
- a CDS encoding glycosyltransferase family 4 protein produces the protein MRIAMFTEVFLPKIDGVVTRVTRTLDQLAELGHEVLIFAPGDPPEVYAGFEVVKVRSMSFWPVYPELKYGLPTPAIAKRMAEFKPDVVHAVNPVCLAAYGVLSATRRDLPLVASFHTNIPEYVDELRIGWLRRPAESWIRTLHNKAELNLCTSDPMVEKAASVGINDVELWPKGVDTVGYTPQRRSREIREKLSGGHPDSPIVIYVGRMSREKNLNLLARIMPALREKVPGARLAMVGSGPHLSELQKVLDPAWATFTGYMSGADLAGAFASGDVFIFPSLTETLGLVALESMASGIPVVGARAGGIPDVIDEGKTGFLVDPSAPAEEWAAPLARLLSDDQLAARMGAAARAEAQRHSWRSSTEVLVDKYEAAIAKHQRG, from the coding sequence ATGCGTATCGCCATGTTCACCGAGGTTTTCCTGCCGAAGATCGATGGGGTGGTCACCAGGGTGACCCGGACTCTGGATCAGCTCGCCGAACTCGGACATGAGGTGCTGATCTTCGCACCCGGTGATCCTCCGGAGGTCTATGCCGGTTTCGAGGTGGTCAAGGTTCGTTCCATGTCGTTCTGGCCGGTTTATCCGGAGTTGAAATATGGGTTGCCGACTCCGGCGATCGCGAAGCGGATGGCGGAGTTCAAGCCGGATGTGGTGCATGCGGTCAACCCGGTGTGTTTGGCTGCCTACGGGGTGCTTTCCGCCACGCGGCGGGATCTTCCCCTGGTGGCCAGTTTCCACACCAATATCCCCGAGTATGTCGATGAGCTGCGGATCGGTTGGTTGCGGCGTCCCGCCGAGAGCTGGATCCGGACCTTGCACAATAAGGCGGAGCTGAATCTGTGCACCTCTGATCCGATGGTGGAGAAGGCTGCTTCGGTGGGGATCAATGATGTTGAGCTCTGGCCGAAGGGGGTGGACACCGTCGGTTACACCCCGCAGCGTCGTTCCCGGGAGATTCGGGAGAAGCTGAGTGGTGGTCACCCGGATTCCCCGATCGTGATTTATGTGGGCCGGATGAGCCGGGAGAAGAACCTGAATCTGCTGGCCCGGATCATGCCGGCGCTGCGAGAGAAGGTGCCCGGCGCCCGTTTGGCGATGGTCGGTTCTGGCCCGCATCTTTCTGAGTTGCAGAAGGTGCTGGACCCGGCCTGGGCCACGTTCACCGGCTATATGTCGGGGGCGGACCTGGCGGGGGCTTTCGCCTCGGGGGATGTCTTCATCTTCCCCTCCTTGACCGAGACGCTGGGGTTGGTCGCCCTGGAGTCCATGGCTTCCGGTATTCCGGTGGTGGGTGCCCGCGCGGGGGGTATCCCGGATGTGATCGATGAGGGAAAGACCGGTTTCCTGGTTGATCCTTCGGCACCGGCCGAAGAATGGGCGGCTCCCCTGGCCCGGCTGCTCAGTGATGATCAGCTGGCGGCCCGGATGGGTGCGGCGGCCCGGGCGGAGGCGCAGCGGCACTCCTGGCGTAGTTCCACTGAGGTGCTGGTGGACAAGTATGAGGCGGCGATCGCAAAGCATCAGCGGGGCTGA
- a CDS encoding NAD-dependent epimerase/dehydratase family protein, producing MKIAILGGDGFCGWPAALHLSDQGHDVVILDNLSRRRIDEELGTSSLTPIRGIEERLSAWREVSGKEIGFEHLDIARDYEGLLSFLQRFQPEAVVHFAEQRAAPYSMKSAGHKRYTVENNTSATHNLLAAIVESELDIHVVHLGTMGVYGYGTAGMKIPEGYLNVEVPTEDEGDNISQQILYPSNPGSIYHMTKVLDQHLFAFYAKNDSLRITDLHQGIIWGTHTPQTERDERLINRFDYDGDYGTVLNRFLMQAAVGYPLTVHGTGGQTRAFIHLRDMVRCVEIALENPPAAGERVKIFNQMTETHRVRDLANLIAEISGASVEMVPNPRKESAENDLHVVNETFLKLGLKPTTLSEGLLVEVEETARRYAERADLSKIPARSLWTAEQIAGEPESLAVESLIAEQSVDALQR from the coding sequence GTGAAGATCGCGATTCTCGGCGGTGACGGATTCTGCGGCTGGCCCGCAGCTCTGCATCTTTCCGATCAGGGACATGATGTCGTCATCCTCGACAATCTTTCCCGACGTCGAATCGATGAGGAACTCGGCACTTCCTCCCTCACCCCGATCCGTGGCATCGAGGAGCGTCTCAGTGCCTGGCGTGAGGTCTCGGGCAAGGAGATCGGTTTCGAGCATCTCGACATCGCCCGTGACTACGAGGGGCTGTTGAGCTTCCTGCAACGCTTCCAGCCTGAGGCGGTGGTTCATTTCGCAGAGCAGCGGGCCGCCCCCTACTCCATGAAATCCGCCGGCCATAAGCGCTACACCGTGGAGAACAACACCAGCGCCACCCATAACCTGCTGGCCGCCATCGTGGAGAGCGAACTCGATATCCACGTGGTGCACCTGGGCACCATGGGTGTCTACGGTTACGGCACCGCAGGCATGAAGATCCCGGAGGGATACCTCAATGTGGAGGTGCCCACCGAGGATGAGGGGGATAATATTTCCCAGCAGATCCTCTATCCCTCCAACCCTGGTTCGATCTATCACATGACCAAGGTGCTCGATCAGCACCTCTTCGCCTTCTACGCCAAGAATGACTCCCTGCGGATCACCGATCTCCACCAGGGAATCATCTGGGGAACCCACACCCCGCAGACCGAGCGGGATGAGCGTCTGATCAACCGCTTCGACTATGACGGTGACTACGGCACCGTGCTCAATCGTTTCCTGATGCAGGCCGCGGTCGGCTATCCACTGACCGTGCACGGCACCGGCGGGCAGACCCGCGCTTTCATCCACTTGCGGGACATGGTCCGCTGCGTCGAGATCGCCCTCGAAAACCCACCGGCCGCCGGGGAGCGGGTCAAGATCTTCAACCAGATGACCGAGACCCACCGCGTCCGTGACCTGGCGAACCTGATCGCCGAAATCTCCGGTGCAAGCGTGGAGATGGTGCCCAACCCGCGCAAGGAATCTGCCGAGAATGATCTCCACGTGGTCAATGAGACCTTCCTCAAGTTGGGGCTGAAGCCCACCACCCTTTCTGAGGGCCTGCTGGTTGAGGTGGAGGAAACCGCCCGCCGCTACGCTGAGCGGGCTGATCTCTCCAAGATCCCGGCGCGTTCCCTGTGGACCGCCGAGCAGATTGCCGGTGAGCCGGAGTCCCTGGCCGTGGAGTCCCTGATCGCCGAGCAGAGTGTTGACGCCCTGCAGCGTTAG
- a CDS encoding PAS domain S-box protein: MSTERFNELAARIVEETSDAVVLADREGRILLWNSGAEKMFGHKAEDARGQSLDIIIPQKHRRAHWTGWERVIESGETRYGSEPLSVPGMRADGSRVALEFSITMFKDSEGSIRSIAAIMRDVGVKWEQTQEMRRELRELKARLQS; this comes from the coding sequence ATGAGTACAGAGCGTTTCAATGAGCTTGCCGCCCGCATCGTCGAGGAAACCAGTGATGCCGTCGTCCTGGCTGACCGTGAGGGCCGGATCCTGCTCTGGAATTCCGGGGCGGAGAAGATGTTCGGCCATAAGGCGGAGGACGCCAGGGGACAGTCTCTGGACATCATCATCCCGCAGAAACACCGCCGTGCCCACTGGACCGGCTGGGAGCGCGTCATAGAATCCGGGGAGACCCGCTATGGCTCCGAGCCGCTTTCCGTCCCGGGTATGCGGGCCGATGGTTCCCGGGTCGCCCTGGAATTCTCCATCACCATGTTCAAGGATTCGGAGGGAAGCATCAGATCAATCGCCGCAATCATGCGTGATGTCGGCGTGAAGTGGGAGCAGACCCAGGAGATGCGTCGTGAGCTCCGAGAACTGAAAGCGCGGCTTCAGTCCTGA
- a CDS encoding HNH endonuclease has protein sequence MLNHTAGGPTTPSNLQCLCRRHHLRKTRGDLNLVMDPQGVCSWVYPDGDVVVTHPRGPLSRPSKLFAQSFM, from the coding sequence GTGCTCAACCACACCGCAGGGGGTCCCACCACGCCCAGTAACCTGCAGTGTCTGTGTCGTAGGCATCACCTGAGGAAAACCCGTGGGGATCTGAACCTGGTGATGGATCCGCAGGGGGTGTGTAGCTGGGTGTATCCGGATGGTGATGTGGTGGTCACCCACCCGCGGGGGCCCTTGTCTCGGCCGAGCAAACTGTTTGCGCAGTCGTTTATGTAG
- a CDS encoding peptide chain release factor 3, translating into MSSPTAAAEASRRRTFAVIAHPDAGKSTLTEALALHAHIISEAGATHGKAGRKATVSDWMDMEKDRGISIASSALQFEYAPENHEGEPYMINLVDTPGHADFSEDTYRVLTAVDAAVMLIDAAKGLEPQTLKLFRVCKARGLPIITVINKWDRVGREPLELVDEIVTEIGLQPTPLYWPVGEAGDFRGLAKVGEEGETEEYVHFTRTAGGSTIAPEEFYTPDEALEREGDAWETAAEEAELLAADGALHDQELFENCETSPLIFASAMLNFGVHQILDTLCALAPSPRGRAADPKALAVATSAMDEKREPSDDFSGVVFKVQAGMDRNHRDTLAFMRVVSGEFDRGMQVTHAQSGRSFSTKYALTVFGRTRSTVEAAYPGDIVGLVNAGSLAPGDTIFDGRKVQFPPMPQFAPEHFRTLRAKSLGKYKQFRKALEQLDSEGVVQILRNEARGDAAPVMAAVGPMQFEVMQARMEVEYNVETVADPIPYTVARRTDAETAPKLARQRGVEIFTRTDGELIALFGDKWRLQFIQKENPDFTLESLVAD; encoded by the coding sequence ATGAGTTCTCCGACTGCCGCCGCCGAGGCATCCCGCCGCCGCACATTCGCCGTCATCGCCCACCCCGACGCCGGTAAGTCCACGTTGACCGAGGCCCTGGCGCTGCACGCCCACATCATCTCCGAAGCCGGTGCCACCCACGGCAAGGCCGGCCGCAAGGCCACCGTCTCCGACTGGATGGACATGGAGAAGGACCGTGGCATCTCCATCGCATCCTCGGCCCTGCAGTTCGAGTACGCCCCCGAGAACCACGAGGGCGAGCCCTACATGATCAACCTGGTGGACACCCCCGGTCACGCCGACTTCTCCGAGGACACCTATCGTGTCCTCACCGCAGTCGATGCCGCGGTCATGCTTATCGACGCCGCGAAGGGCCTGGAACCCCAGACCCTCAAGCTCTTCCGGGTCTGCAAGGCCCGCGGCCTGCCCATCATCACCGTGATCAACAAGTGGGACCGCGTCGGCCGCGAGCCGCTGGAACTGGTCGATGAGATCGTCACCGAAATCGGTCTGCAGCCCACCCCGCTGTACTGGCCGGTCGGTGAGGCCGGCGATTTCCGCGGCCTGGCCAAGGTCGGCGAGGAAGGTGAGACCGAGGAGTATGTCCACTTCACCCGCACCGCCGGCGGTTCCACCATCGCCCCGGAAGAGTTCTACACCCCCGATGAGGCCCTGGAGCGTGAGGGCGATGCCTGGGAAACCGCCGCTGAAGAGGCCGAGCTCTTGGCCGCCGATGGTGCCCTGCACGACCAGGAGCTCTTCGAAAACTGTGAGACCTCCCCGCTGATCTTCGCCTCCGCGATGCTGAACTTCGGTGTCCACCAGATCCTGGACACCCTCTGTGCCCTGGCTCCGTCCCCGCGTGGCCGAGCAGCCGACCCCAAGGCTCTGGCCGTTGCCACCAGCGCCATGGATGAAAAGCGGGAGCCCTCCGATGACTTCTCCGGTGTGGTCTTCAAGGTGCAGGCCGGTATGGACCGCAACCACCGCGACACCCTCGCATTCATGCGTGTGGTCTCCGGCGAGTTTGATCGCGGCATGCAGGTCACCCATGCCCAGTCCGGCCGCAGCTTCTCCACCAAGTACGCCCTGACCGTCTTCGGTCGCACCCGCTCCACCGTGGAAGCCGCCTACCCGGGCGATATCGTGGGCCTGGTCAACGCCGGCTCCCTGGCACCCGGCGACACCATCTTCGATGGCCGTAAGGTCCAGTTCCCGCCGATGCCGCAGTTCGCCCCCGAGCACTTCCGCACCCTGCGTGCGAAGTCCCTGGGCAAGTACAAGCAGTTCCGCAAGGCCCTGGAGCAGTTGGATTCCGAGGGCGTGGTGCAGATCCTGCGCAACGAAGCCCGCGGCGATGCCGCCCCGGTGATGGCAGCTGTCGGCCCGATGCAGTTCGAGGTCATGCAGGCCCGCATGGAGGTCGAGTACAACGTCGAGACCGTCGCTGACCCGATTCCCTACACCGTGGCCCGCCGCACCGACGCTGAAACCGCCCCGAAGCTGGCCCGCCAGCGCGGCGTGGAGATCTTCACCCGCACCGATGGCGAACTGATCGCCCTCTTCGGTGATAAGTGGCGCCTGCAGTTCATCCAGAAGGAGAACCCGGACTTCACCCTGGAAAGCCTGGTCGCCGACTAG